From one bacterium genomic stretch:
- the pyk gene encoding pyruvate kinase, producing MNLLRRTKIVATLGPASQSPEILRGMIAAGVNVVRLNFSHGTPDEHAHRLESVRRAADEIGVPLGVLVDLPGAKIRVGDLPGGMVDLAAGDQVVLSAGTASDGGTIPVDYSHLADDVRPGQHVFMQDGELDLVVRGVVAGRVHCTVEFGGRLRERAGVNLPGATLSMPAVTEDDLLALAWGITHGVDFAALSFIESADDIKQARRWIEGRGRAIRLVAKIERRRALDQIEEIVAAADGVMIARGDLAVETSIEEVPVVQKAIIGLCNRHGKPVITATQMLESMVVRPRPTRAEAADVANAVFDGTDALMLSGETAIGRHPVGAVTTMASIAARAEEALPYELLLDRHARERVGETGEAIALAACQAAEAIGAAAIVAATGSGSTARRVSRLRPRRPIVAVTHTAETLRQLSLTWGVWPVLVDRISEIDALVARGIRAAVELGIARPGDQIVVTAGLPIGEPGTTNFLKVVKVEG from the coding sequence ATGAACCTACTCCGCCGAACGAAGATCGTGGCCACGCTCGGGCCGGCCTCGCAGTCACCGGAGATCCTCCGGGGGATGATTGCGGCCGGCGTAAACGTGGTGCGCCTGAACTTCTCCCACGGCACGCCCGACGAGCACGCACACCGCCTGGAGTCGGTGCGCCGTGCCGCCGACGAGATTGGCGTGCCGCTGGGGGTGCTGGTGGACCTGCCGGGAGCCAAGATCCGCGTCGGGGACCTGCCCGGCGGTATGGTTGATCTGGCCGCGGGCGACCAGGTTGTTCTGTCCGCGGGCACCGCGTCCGACGGAGGCACGATTCCCGTGGACTACTCGCATCTGGCAGACGACGTGCGTCCTGGCCAGCACGTATTCATGCAGGACGGGGAGCTGGACCTGGTGGTTAGGGGCGTGGTCGCGGGCCGGGTGCACTGCACGGTCGAGTTCGGGGGGCGGCTGCGCGAGCGCGCCGGCGTGAACCTGCCCGGTGCCACGCTGAGCATGCCGGCCGTTACAGAGGACGACCTGCTGGCCCTGGCCTGGGGAATCACCCACGGGGTGGATTTCGCCGCCCTGTCGTTCATCGAGAGCGCGGACGACATCAAGCAGGCGCGACGGTGGATAGAGGGCCGCGGCCGGGCGATTCGGCTCGTGGCCAAGATTGAGCGCCGGCGTGCCCTCGACCAGATCGAGGAGATCGTTGCCGCGGCCGACGGCGTGATGATCGCCAGGGGAGATCTGGCGGTGGAGACCTCGATTGAGGAGGTGCCCGTCGTCCAGAAGGCGATCATTGGTCTGTGCAACAGGCACGGGAAGCCGGTGATCACCGCCACGCAGATGCTGGAGAGCATGGTGGTCCGCCCACGGCCGACGCGGGCCGAGGCCGCGGATGTCGCCAACGCGGTGTTCGATGGCACCGACGCGTTGATGCTCTCCGGTGAAACCGCCATCGGACGGCATCCGGTGGGGGCCGTTACGACGATGGCTTCCATCGCAGCGCGGGCAGAGGAAGCGCTGCCGTACGAGTTGCTCCTGGACCGGCACGCGCGCGAACGGGTGGGAGAGACGGGCGAGGCCATTGCGCTGGCGGCCTGTCAGGCCGCGGAAGCGATCGGCGCAGCGGCCATAGTTGCGGCGACCGGCTCCGGCAGCACCGCGCGTCGGGTGTCACGGCTGCGTCCGCGGCGTCCGATCGTCGCGGTAACGCATACCGCGGAGACGCTGCGGCAGCTCTCGCTCACCTGGGGCGTCTGGCCGGTGCTTGTGGATCGGATCAGCGAGATAGACGCGCTTGTGGCGCGCGGCATACGCGCCGCGGTTGAGCTCGGCATCGCGAGACCCGGCGACCAGATCGTCGTCACGGCCGGGCTCCCGATCGGAGAGCCGGGGACGACCAACTTCCTCAAGGTCGTGAAGGTTGAGGGGTAG
- a CDS encoding fused MFS/spermidine synthase, with amino-acid sequence MVLRIVVFGSGAVLMGLEIVGSRLIAPFFGSSVFVWGGLISIFLGALSLGYYLGGMMADRWPRPTVLAGLLMLAGLTILALTVTARPVLLAFDAWDLGPRLNPMLASIVLFAIPSVLMGMTSPFAIKLVARDLNTVGTSAGVLYALSTAGSIAGTVGTAFFLIPAMGVRAILYLLGGTLLALAGMLVAAHERLIRPALGTAVLILVLTTAPPLQGAPIKLPVSRVLYEKDSAYHQISVMEDGLNRYLRFNRSFQGGMVLRDPFESPFLYTSYAHLAHVFHPAIRRVLLIGLGAGSIPKRFTRDYADVSVDSIELDPAVADVAKRFFEVKEDGRHRIVIQDGRVFVRRSEAKYDLIILDAYFAEGIPFHLATLEFLETIRGRLAPGGIVVSNIIGALEGPQSRLFRALYKTYARVFPGLYPFPTAFGLARNPTETRTIILVAGARAGMTGGEILSIARRLRAEGRVRLPLDRYARDFYESKVSTDDVPVFTDDYAPVDILPVYGWEPERTK; translated from the coding sequence GTGGTACTCCGCATCGTCGTGTTCGGCAGCGGCGCCGTGTTGATGGGTCTCGAGATCGTGGGTAGCCGGCTGATCGCACCGTTCTTTGGTAGTTCCGTCTTCGTGTGGGGCGGGTTGATCAGCATCTTCCTGGGCGCGTTGAGCCTGGGTTACTACCTGGGCGGCATGATGGCCGACCGGTGGCCCAGGCCCACCGTGCTCGCCGGGCTGCTCATGCTGGCAGGCCTGACGATATTGGCGCTTACTGTGACGGCACGCCCGGTTCTGCTGGCGTTCGACGCATGGGACCTGGGGCCGCGGCTCAACCCTATGCTTGCCTCGATCGTGCTCTTTGCGATCCCCAGCGTGCTGATGGGGATGACGTCACCGTTTGCGATCAAGCTCGTGGCAAGGGACCTCAACACCGTCGGCACCAGCGCGGGCGTGCTCTACGCGCTCTCGACGGCCGGCAGCATCGCCGGCACCGTGGGCACCGCCTTCTTCCTGATCCCGGCCATGGGGGTGCGGGCAATCCTCTACCTGCTGGGAGGCACGCTGCTGGCGCTGGCGGGCATGCTGGTCGCCGCGCACGAACGGCTGATCCGCCCTGCACTGGGAACGGCGGTGTTGATCCTCGTGCTCACTACCGCGCCCCCGCTCCAGGGGGCACCGATCAAGCTCCCGGTATCGCGCGTGCTCTACGAGAAGGACAGCGCCTACCACCAAATCAGCGTCATGGAGGACGGCCTCAACCGCTACCTCCGGTTCAACCGGTCGTTCCAGGGTGGGATGGTCCTGCGGGACCCGTTCGAGAGCCCGTTTCTGTACACGTCGTACGCGCACCTGGCCCACGTCTTCCATCCGGCAATCAGGCGCGTGCTGCTGATCGGGCTGGGCGCCGGCTCGATTCCTAAGCGGTTCACACGCGACTACGCCGACGTCAGCGTGGACAGCATTGAGCTCGACCCCGCGGTGGCGGACGTGGCCAAACGGTTCTTCGAGGTCAAGGAGGACGGGCGTCACCGGATCGTGATCCAGGACGGCCGCGTGTTCGTCCGCCGCAGCGAGGCGAAGTACGACCTGATCATCTTGGATGCCTACTTTGCCGAAGGCATCCCCTTCCACCTGGCCACCCTGGAGTTCCTTGAAACGATCCGCGGTCGGCTGGCGCCGGGCGGCATCGTTGTCTCCAACATAATCGGGGCGCTGGAAGGGCCGCAGAGCCGGTTGTTCCGGGCGCTGTACAAGACCTACGCCCGTGTCTTCCCCGGCCTCTACCCGTTCCCCACAGCGTTCGGCCTGGCCCGCAACCCCACCGAAACCCGCACGATCATCCTGGTGGCGGGCGCGCGGGCAGGGATGACCGGCGGGGAGATTCTCTCGATCGCGCGGCGCCTGCGCGCGGAGGGACGCGTGCGTCTGCCCCTTGACCGCTACGCAAGGGACTTCTATGAAAGTAAGGTGTCCACCGACGACGTCCCGGTTTTCACCGATGACTACGCGCCGGTGGACATCCTTCCCGTTTACGGCTGGGAGCCGGAGCGCACCAAGTAG